A region from the Spirochaeta thermophila DSM 6192 genome encodes:
- the galT gene encoding galactose-1-phosphate uridylyltransferase, whose translation MELRYNVLTGEWVIVSGATQRRPVQPGQSECPICPGGLELPGDYDLVSFENRFPSLSREAEEVEDLSPVLRRAAARGVCEVVVYTSRHEGALPDMEIAQVEKLVHMWCDRMRELSSLSFVEYVFIFENRGKEVGASLPHPHGQIYAFPFLPPRVKAKVEAAAAFGEEHGRCPVCAVLEEERARGERVILEGRHFVALVPFYARFPYEVHIYPVRHVDNLMYFSFEERAEFAWMLKTVTAAYDRLFGEPFPYMMMFFPAPLRVASPFFHFHVEFDPPKRDKDKLKWMASVETGTGAFINPVPPEEAAARLAACVKEVEDEVQGAR comes from the coding sequence ATGGAACTTCGCTACAACGTGCTCACCGGTGAGTGGGTGATCGTCTCGGGGGCCACGCAGCGCAGGCCGGTGCAGCCGGGTCAGTCTGAGTGTCCCATCTGTCCGGGCGGGCTCGAGCTTCCGGGCGACTACGATCTGGTGAGTTTCGAGAATCGCTTCCCTTCGCTCTCGCGTGAGGCCGAAGAGGTGGAGGATCTCTCGCCGGTGTTGAGGCGGGCGGCGGCGAGGGGGGTGTGTGAGGTGGTGGTGTACACCTCCCGACACGAGGGTGCGCTCCCCGACATGGAGATCGCCCAGGTGGAGAAGCTGGTGCACATGTGGTGTGATCGGATGAGGGAGCTCTCGTCGTTGTCGTTCGTGGAGTATGTGTTCATCTTCGAGAACAGGGGGAAGGAGGTGGGGGCCTCGCTCCCTCATCCGCATGGCCAGATCTATGCCTTTCCCTTTCTGCCTCCCAGGGTGAAGGCCAAGGTGGAGGCGGCGGCGGCCTTCGGCGAGGAGCACGGACGGTGTCCGGTGTGCGCGGTGCTCGAGGAGGAACGGGCCCGGGGCGAGCGGGTGATCCTCGAGGGGCGGCACTTCGTGGCCCTGGTGCCGTTCTACGCGCGGTTCCCCTATGAGGTGCACATCTATCCCGTGCGGCATGTGGACAACCTCATGTACTTCTCGTTCGAGGAGCGGGCCGAGTTCGCGTGGATGCTCAAGACCGTGACCGCGGCCTACGATCGGCTCTTCGGCGAGCCGTTTCCCTACATGATGATGTTCTTCCCGGCGCCCCTGAGGGTGGCTTCTCCCTTCTTTCACTTCCACGTGGAGTTCGATCCTCCCAAGCGGGACAAGGACAAGCTCAAGTGGATGGCGAGTGTGGAGACCGGGACAGGGGCGTTCATCAATCCCGTGCCGCCTGAGGAGGCGGCCGCACGACTTGCAGCATGTGTGAAGGAGGTTGAGGATGAGGTTCAGGGCGCCCGGTAG
- the galK gene encoding galactokinase, whose translation MRFRAPGRVNIIGEHTDYNDGFVLPFAIDRWIEVEVEPSDRWVVWSERTGEEVVFSPSERRGDWSDYVAGVVWALERRGLSLRPARVLVRATLPDGAGLSSSAALEVATGAAVCASSGYDPDRDLLVEAAWEAENEFVGMRCGIMDQFVVAHGREGHALLLDTRTREFRLVPISLEGAEFFLVNSGVKHELASSGYNTRRAECAAVLERLGKGSFREVRPEEVEGLPEPLRRRARHVLSENERVLRTVEALERGDAAEVGRLLSASHASLRDDYEVSCEEIDWLVERLGRVEGVYGARMVGGGFGGSVLVVAREGVAEGLEGVLGEYGAWWGAEAGVLRVRSADGVGRVG comes from the coding sequence ATGAGGTTCAGGGCGCCCGGTAGGGTGAATATCATAGGCGAGCACACCGACTACAACGATGGGTTCGTGTTGCCGTTTGCGATCGATCGGTGGATCGAGGTGGAGGTGGAGCCGTCGGATCGGTGGGTGGTGTGGTCGGAGCGGACAGGGGAGGAGGTGGTCTTCTCTCCGAGCGAGCGGAGGGGCGACTGGTCGGACTATGTGGCGGGGGTGGTGTGGGCCCTGGAGCGGCGGGGCCTGTCGCTCAGGCCCGCCCGGGTCCTGGTGCGGGCCACGCTTCCGGATGGTGCGGGGCTCTCGAGTTCGGCGGCGCTGGAGGTGGCAACCGGGGCGGCGGTGTGTGCATCGAGCGGGTACGATCCGGACAGGGATCTCCTGGTGGAGGCGGCGTGGGAGGCGGAGAACGAGTTCGTGGGGATGCGGTGCGGGATCATGGATCAGTTCGTGGTGGCGCATGGGCGGGAGGGGCATGCGTTGCTCCTCGATACGAGGACGCGGGAGTTCAGGTTGGTGCCGATCTCCCTTGAGGGGGCGGAGTTCTTCCTGGTGAACTCGGGGGTGAAGCACGAGCTGGCCTCCTCGGGCTACAATACGAGGCGCGCGGAGTGTGCGGCGGTGCTGGAGCGGCTGGGGAAGGGGAGCTTCAGGGAGGTGCGGCCGGAGGAGGTGGAGGGGCTGCCGGAGCCGCTTCGCAGGAGGGCGCGTCACGTGCTCTCGGAGAACGAGCGGGTGCTGCGCACGGTGGAGGCCCTCGAGCGGGGGGATGCGGCGGAGGTGGGGAGGTTGCTCTCTGCCTCGCACGCGAGTCTCCGGGACGACTACGAGGTCTCGTGCGAGGAGATCGACTGGTTGGTGGAGCGGCTGGGGCGCGTGGAGGGGGTGTACGGGGCGCGGATGGTGGGTGGGGGGTTCGGGGGTTCGGTGCTGGTGGTGGCACGGGAGGGGGTGGCGGAGGGGTTGGAGGGGGTGCTGGGGGAGTACGGGGCGTGGTGGGGGGCGGAGGCGGGGGTGCTGCGGGTGAGGAGCGCGGATGGGGTGGGGAGGGTGGGGTAG
- the yicI gene encoding alpha-xylosidase yields MKFTDGYWRMRKGVVPFFPHTVWEVIRSEREVKAHVLCTRVRHRGDTLNVPLLTVRIWSPREDVLGVEVVHHLGGVPKAPDLLLLERRSPLPLRVEEGEEALLVSSGRLAARISTSRWGLEFLGDGRLLTDSKEKNLGYVRTAEGEAFLHEQLRLGVEELIYGLGERFTPFVKNGQVVEIWNGDGGTSSELAYKNVPFYLSSRGYGVFVNDAGPVSFEVGSEKVSRVQFSVPGERLEYFIIYGPHPMEVLEKYTDLTGKPALPPAWSFGLWLTTSFITDYDETTVRSFVTEMKERGIPLSVFHFDCFWMKGLHWTNFLWDRERFPDPEGLLAWLKEQGVRSCVWINPYIAQQSEIFMEGMERGFFLRRPDGTVWQTDDWQAGMAIVDFTNPEARRWFASKLERLLEMGVDSFKTDFGERIPVDVIYYDGSDPMRMHNYYSFLYNRTVFEVLERKRGRGEAVCFARAATAGGQQFPVHWGGDCVSTYESMAESLRGGLSLMLSGFGFWSHDIGGFEKTATPDLYKRWVAFGLLSSHSRLHGNESYRVPWLFDEEAVEVLRFFTALKHRLMPYLYTVAVEAHRRGVPVMRPLILEFPEDPGCRYVDREYLLGPALLVAPVFGEEGEVAFYLPPGLWRHLLDGEVLEGPGWFARRYDYFSLPLFQREGSVLVLGKEDAAVYDYTRGVVCEAFLPREGRILWSQVDARGEPAASLSLERRGDRVIFACEGFSESRLVVHGGEGEGRMECGLSEEGEVRMG; encoded by the coding sequence ATGAAGTTCACCGACGGGTATTGGCGGATGCGGAAGGGCGTCGTCCCCTTTTTTCCCCACACGGTGTGGGAGGTGATCCGAAGCGAGCGCGAGGTGAAGGCCCATGTCCTCTGTACCAGGGTGAGGCACAGGGGTGATACGCTCAACGTGCCGCTCCTCACCGTGCGAATCTGGTCGCCGAGGGAGGACGTCCTGGGCGTGGAGGTGGTACATCACCTGGGAGGGGTGCCCAAGGCCCCCGATCTCCTCCTCCTGGAGAGGAGGAGCCCCCTTCCCCTTCGGGTGGAGGAGGGTGAGGAGGCCCTGCTGGTCTCTTCCGGGCGTCTCGCGGCCCGCATCTCCACGAGCCGGTGGGGACTCGAGTTCCTGGGAGACGGGAGACTCCTCACGGACTCGAAGGAGAAGAACCTGGGGTATGTGCGCACCGCGGAAGGGGAGGCCTTCCTCCATGAGCAGCTCCGGCTCGGTGTGGAGGAGTTGATCTATGGTCTTGGCGAGCGCTTCACCCCGTTCGTCAAGAACGGCCAGGTGGTGGAGATATGGAACGGCGACGGGGGGACGAGCAGTGAGCTCGCCTACAAGAACGTGCCCTTCTATCTGAGTTCGAGAGGCTATGGGGTGTTCGTGAACGATGCAGGGCCGGTCTCGTTCGAGGTGGGTTCGGAGAAGGTTTCCAGGGTGCAGTTCAGCGTGCCGGGGGAGCGGCTGGAGTACTTCATCATATACGGACCGCACCCCATGGAGGTCCTCGAGAAGTACACCGATCTCACGGGAAAGCCGGCCCTCCCTCCCGCATGGTCGTTCGGCCTGTGGCTCACCACCTCCTTCATCACCGACTACGACGAGACGACGGTGCGGAGCTTTGTCACCGAGATGAAGGAGCGGGGGATCCCCTTGAGCGTGTTCCACTTCGACTGTTTCTGGATGAAGGGGCTCCACTGGACCAACTTTCTCTGGGACAGGGAGCGCTTCCCCGATCCTGAGGGTCTCCTCGCCTGGCTCAAGGAGCAGGGGGTGCGCTCGTGCGTGTGGATCAATCCCTACATCGCCCAGCAGTCCGAGATCTTCATGGAGGGGATGGAGAGGGGCTTCTTCCTCAGGCGGCCTGATGGCACGGTGTGGCAGACCGATGACTGGCAGGCGGGTATGGCGATCGTGGATTTCACCAACCCCGAGGCGCGGAGGTGGTTCGCCTCGAAGCTCGAACGCCTCCTGGAGATGGGGGTGGACTCCTTCAAGACCGATTTCGGGGAACGCATCCCTGTGGACGTGATCTACTACGACGGTTCGGATCCAATGAGGATGCACAACTACTATTCGTTCCTCTACAACCGGACGGTGTTCGAGGTCCTGGAGAGGAAGAGGGGGAGGGGGGAGGCGGTGTGCTTTGCCCGTGCGGCCACTGCAGGGGGGCAGCAGTTCCCGGTCCACTGGGGGGGCGACTGCGTCTCGACGTACGAGTCGATGGCGGAGAGCTTGAGGGGCGGGCTCTCCCTCATGCTCTCGGGCTTCGGGTTCTGGAGCCACGACATAGGAGGGTTCGAGAAGACCGCCACGCCCGACCTCTACAAGCGGTGGGTGGCCTTTGGCCTGCTCTCCTCGCACAGCAGGCTTCATGGGAACGAGTCCTACAGGGTGCCGTGGCTCTTCGACGAGGAGGCAGTGGAGGTCCTGCGGTTCTTTACCGCACTCAAACACCGGCTCATGCCCTATCTGTACACCGTGGCGGTGGAGGCCCACCGGAGGGGCGTGCCTGTGATGCGCCCCCTCATCCTCGAGTTCCCCGAAGATCCAGGGTGCCGCTATGTGGATAGGGAGTACCTCCTCGGTCCTGCCCTCCTCGTGGCGCCGGTCTTCGGTGAGGAGGGGGAGGTGGCCTTCTACCTCCCGCCGGGGCTGTGGAGACACCTCCTCGACGGGGAGGTGCTTGAGGGGCCTGGGTGGTTCGCGCGCCGGTACGACTACTTCTCGCTCCCCCTCTTCCAGCGGGAGGGCTCGGTCCTGGTGCTGGGAAAGGAGGATGCGGCGGTCTACGACTACACCAGGGGGGTGGTCTGCGAGGCCTTCCTCCCTCGGGAGGGACGCATCCTCTGGAGTCAGGTGGATGCGCGGGGAGAGCCGGCCGCCTCTCTCTCGCTCGAGAGGAGAGGGGACAGGGTGATCTTCGCCTGTGAGGGGTTCTCGGAGTCGAGGCTGGTGGTCCACGGGGGAGAGGGGGAGGGGAGGATGGAGTGCGGCCTCTCGGAGGAGGGAGAGGTGAGGATGGGGTGA
- a CDS encoding glycoside hydrolase family 3 protein, producing the protein MSREVSPTRERFRDPDLPLEERVSDLISRLTLEEKLSLIPVRQAGVPRLGIDPYPIGGEAAHGVAWVGEATVFPQPVGLSCTWDKDLLRRVGEVIGVEARAYRDILGTEFGLTLWAPTVDLVRDPRWGRTEEAYGEDPCLASELAGSLVRGMQGDHPFYLRMGATLKHFFANNNETDRGISSSEIHPWLMHNYYLEVFRRIIERARVTCIMTAYNAVNGTPCLLHPAVRELVKERWGLPGFVVTDAADFGMTVGMHAYFEDHAESIAATLRAGVDALTEDDRTLVIESLRRALERGLLEEKDLDAALRNIFRIRFRLGEFDPPERNPYAGITREALCAPSHTRLAREAARKSVVLLKNEGILPLSASSLRRVAVVGPLADEVHTDWYSGTLPYVVTPLQALKERLPGVEVWYEEGSSRVRLRSAAYGGYLAADEEGNLFLTCPGQAPGTESLWDWLDWGWGSHIFRSVRSGRYLTCAPEGTGLSATARQVRGWFVQEVFTLEERWGGLCALRTWHGKYLSCDAQGGVHLSDRAESMRELFELEPIRSGEEQVRACAEAADVVLAFMGNNPFINGKETVDRPDLALPPLQHRLVRTAFEANPRTVLVLIGSYPFAVPWEDAHLPALLYSSHGGQEMGQALVDVLLGEVSPAGRLSLTWYRSSSVLSSIFDYQIHKGRKSYWYAREEDVLYPFGYGLSYTTFEYTGMRCAPLRATPETGVEVSFRVRNVGPVASDEVVQCYLVPPEGPFSPKKVLVRFDRCHFAPREEKEISWRLTAEDFSFWHPVAEARLPLPGRWRIQVGSSSRHIHLEEVITLEAPPLPHWTPGRRIPVAGGEDVEGCAYVEGEGLHPALRPRGGGRALVRCGVLECSGDVHELHVLVRNGAETTDLVVRWGSHEVRFPKALPFTGGEWKEVSLECSLAPGRHDLSISWRGEAEILWILFT; encoded by the coding sequence GTGAGCAGAGAGGTGTCTCCCACAAGGGAACGATTCAGGGATCCAGACCTCCCCCTCGAGGAGCGGGTCTCGGACCTCATCTCGAGACTCACCCTGGAGGAGAAGCTCTCCCTCATCCCTGTGAGGCAGGCCGGTGTGCCGCGGTTGGGGATCGATCCCTACCCCATAGGTGGGGAGGCGGCGCACGGGGTGGCGTGGGTGGGGGAGGCCACGGTGTTTCCCCAGCCGGTGGGGCTCTCGTGTACCTGGGACAAGGACCTCCTCCGTCGGGTCGGTGAGGTGATAGGGGTGGAGGCAAGGGCCTACAGGGATATCCTGGGGACCGAGTTCGGCCTTACCCTCTGGGCCCCCACCGTGGACCTGGTGAGGGATCCCCGGTGGGGAAGGACCGAGGAGGCCTACGGCGAGGACCCCTGCCTTGCCTCGGAGCTCGCGGGAAGCCTGGTGAGGGGGATGCAGGGCGATCACCCCTTCTACCTCAGGATGGGGGCCACCCTCAAGCACTTCTTCGCGAACAACAACGAGACCGACAGGGGCATCTCCTCTTCGGAGATCCATCCCTGGCTCATGCACAACTACTACCTCGAGGTCTTCAGGCGGATCATCGAGAGGGCCCGGGTCACCTGTATCATGACCGCCTACAATGCGGTGAACGGTACCCCCTGTCTCCTGCATCCTGCGGTGAGGGAGCTCGTGAAGGAGCGGTGGGGCCTGCCGGGGTTCGTGGTGACCGATGCCGCCGACTTCGGGATGACCGTGGGTATGCACGCCTATTTCGAGGATCACGCCGAATCCATCGCCGCCACGCTTCGCGCCGGGGTGGATGCCCTTACCGAGGATGACCGCACCCTCGTGATCGAGTCCCTTCGGCGCGCCCTGGAGCGGGGGCTCCTCGAGGAAAAAGACCTCGATGCCGCGCTCCGGAACATCTTCCGGATACGGTTCAGGCTCGGCGAGTTCGATCCACCGGAGCGGAATCCCTATGCCGGGATCACGAGGGAGGCCTTGTGTGCCCCTTCCCACACCCGCCTCGCGCGGGAGGCGGCCCGGAAGAGCGTGGTCCTCCTCAAGAACGAGGGCATCCTCCCCCTGAGTGCCTCCTCTCTCCGGAGGGTGGCGGTGGTGGGCCCCCTCGCCGACGAGGTACACACCGACTGGTACAGCGGCACCCTCCCCTACGTGGTGACCCCGCTCCAGGCCCTCAAGGAGCGGCTCCCCGGGGTGGAGGTGTGGTACGAGGAAGGCTCCTCCAGGGTGCGGCTCCGCTCCGCAGCCTACGGGGGGTACCTTGCCGCGGACGAGGAGGGGAACCTCTTCCTCACCTGTCCGGGTCAGGCCCCGGGTACCGAGAGCCTCTGGGACTGGCTCGACTGGGGATGGGGAAGCCACATCTTCCGCTCTGTGCGGTCGGGCCGGTACCTCACGTGTGCCCCCGAGGGAACCGGCCTCTCGGCCACGGCCCGGCAGGTGAGGGGCTGGTTCGTCCAGGAGGTCTTCACCCTGGAAGAGCGGTGGGGAGGTCTCTGTGCCCTCCGTACCTGGCACGGGAAGTACCTCTCCTGTGATGCACAGGGTGGAGTCCACCTCTCCGACCGGGCCGAATCCATGCGGGAGCTCTTCGAGCTCGAGCCGATACGTTCTGGAGAGGAGCAGGTGCGGGCGTGTGCCGAAGCGGCCGACGTGGTCCTTGCCTTCATGGGGAACAATCCCTTCATCAACGGGAAGGAGACGGTGGACCGGCCCGATCTCGCCCTCCCCCCACTCCAGCACCGGCTGGTCCGTACGGCCTTCGAGGCGAACCCCCGTACCGTGCTCGTGCTCATCGGGAGCTACCCGTTCGCCGTTCCTTGGGAGGATGCGCACCTCCCGGCTCTCCTCTACTCCTCCCACGGCGGACAGGAGATGGGGCAGGCCCTCGTCGATGTGCTCCTCGGCGAGGTCTCTCCTGCCGGGAGGCTCAGCCTCACCTGGTATCGTTCCTCTTCCGTGCTCTCGAGCATATTCGACTACCAGATCCACAAAGGCCGAAAGTCCTACTGGTATGCCCGGGAGGAGGACGTGCTCTACCCCTTCGGCTACGGCCTCTCCTATACCACGTTCGAGTACACAGGCATGAGGTGCGCGCCCCTCCGGGCCACCCCCGAGACCGGGGTTGAGGTTTCCTTCAGGGTGAGGAACGTGGGGCCCGTGGCCTCCGACGAGGTGGTGCAGTGCTACCTCGTCCCCCCTGAGGGGCCGTTCTCTCCCAAAAAGGTACTCGTCCGGTTCGATCGATGCCACTTTGCCCCACGAGAGGAGAAGGAGATCTCCTGGCGTCTTACGGCGGAGGACTTCTCCTTCTGGCATCCCGTGGCCGAGGCCCGTCTCCCCCTTCCCGGGAGGTGGCGGATCCAGGTGGGCTCCTCTTCGCGTCACATCCACCTGGAAGAGGTGATCACCCTCGAGGCACCCCCCCTCCCTCACTGGACCCCGGGCCGGCGCATCCCGGTGGCCGGGGGTGAGGACGTGGAGGGGTGCGCCTATGTGGAAGGGGAGGGCCTCCATCCTGCTCTCCGGCCCCGGGGAGGGGGCCGGGCCCTCGTGCGGTGCGGGGTCCTCGAGTGCAGTGGGGACGTCCACGAGCTCCACGTCCTCGTGCGCAACGGTGCGGAGACCACCGACCTCGTGGTGCGCTGGGGCTCACACGAGGTGCGCTTCCCGAAGGCCCTTCCTTTCACCGGCGGCGAATGGAAGGAAGTCTCCCTGGAGTGCTCCCTCGCGCCGGGCAGACATGATCTCTCCATCTCCTGGAGAGGGGAGGCCGAGATCCTATGGATCCTCTTCACCTGA
- a CDS encoding AraC family transcriptional regulator codes for MEPILHPEDKEDRKHGTDDFPFALYDNYLRYPYFSRYTIDPHWHEEMEFLLVVRGNARVLRDGEFVEVGEGEALFIPPRTFHAAESLDHQPFHFIALVFHLDLLEGEVQDVCHKRYFTGIKKRLLSFPGVISRKTLWGKAILHELMEVVDLADHKGPGYELGIKGALFKVFSLIFSHGVVQKSEVAGDVYAVEKILPALEYIKEHYQENLSVDDLARLVYLSKYHFIREFKRLTGRTPVEFINRYRVHKAMAMLIETDEKVLNVAYECGFNDMSYFIRLFHRFTGLTPAQYRRAYAPRGVKTGGR; via the coding sequence ATGGAACCGATCCTTCACCCTGAGGACAAGGAAGACCGCAAGCACGGGACCGACGACTTTCCCTTCGCCCTCTATGACAACTACCTGCGGTATCCCTACTTCAGCCGCTACACCATAGACCCCCACTGGCACGAGGAGATGGAGTTCCTCCTGGTGGTGCGGGGCAACGCCAGGGTGCTCAGGGACGGTGAGTTCGTGGAGGTAGGCGAGGGAGAGGCCCTCTTCATCCCTCCCAGGACCTTTCACGCCGCCGAATCGCTCGACCACCAGCCCTTTCACTTCATCGCCCTGGTCTTCCATCTCGACCTCCTGGAGGGAGAGGTCCAGGACGTGTGCCACAAGCGGTACTTCACGGGCATCAAGAAGCGGCTCCTCTCCTTCCCCGGGGTGATCTCGCGCAAGACCCTCTGGGGAAAGGCCATCCTCCATGAGCTCATGGAGGTGGTGGATCTCGCAGACCACAAGGGACCGGGGTACGAGCTGGGTATCAAGGGCGCCCTGTTCAAGGTCTTCTCCCTCATCTTTTCGCACGGGGTGGTCCAGAAGTCCGAAGTGGCGGGCGATGTCTATGCGGTGGAGAAGATCCTCCCCGCGCTCGAGTACATCAAGGAACACTACCAGGAGAACCTCTCAGTGGATGACCTGGCGAGGCTGGTCTACCTCAGCAAGTACCACTTCATCAGGGAGTTCAAACGCCTCACGGGAAGGACCCCGGTGGAGTTCATCAACCGTTACCGGGTTCACAAGGCCATGGCCATGCTCATCGAAACCGACGAGAAGGTCCTCAACGTGGCCTACGAGTGCGGTTTCAACGATATGAGCTACTTCATCCGGCTCTTCCACAGGTTCACGGGCCTCACCCCGGCCCAGTACCGGCGGGCCTATGCACCACGGGGGGTGAAGACCGGCGGAAGGTGA
- a CDS encoding ABC transporter permease → MPANGAHLVKTSSLKKHTSWWATVVNQRYLILMSFPFVLWVIVFRYLPLWGWTMAFQDYKPGLPFFQQKWVGLKYFIILFEDPKFWEVMRNTLAMSLLGLAFGFTLPIVLALFLNEIRHMLFKRVIQTITYLPHFLSWVIVASLVFQMLGPSGPLNEFLLSLGVVKEPVPFLTKPHYFWWVVTFADVWKEIGWNSIIFLAAIAGIDPELYEAATMDGAGRFRKMWHITLPGIMPTVIVILIMSIGNLINIGFEKQFLLRTPLTKEYADVLDLYVLDYGIGSGRYALGTAAGIFKSVVSLILLFTVNRLSKKTTGMRVL, encoded by the coding sequence ATGCCTGCGAATGGAGCGCACCTCGTCAAGACTTCGTCCCTTAAAAAGCACACCTCCTGGTGGGCCACGGTGGTCAACCAGCGGTACCTCATCCTCATGTCGTTCCCCTTCGTGCTCTGGGTGATTGTCTTCAGGTACCTGCCCCTCTGGGGCTGGACCATGGCCTTTCAGGACTACAAACCGGGACTCCCCTTCTTCCAGCAGAAGTGGGTGGGACTCAAGTACTTCATCATCCTCTTCGAGGATCCCAAGTTCTGGGAGGTGATGAGGAACACCCTCGCCATGAGCCTCCTGGGCCTCGCCTTTGGCTTCACCCTCCCTATCGTGCTCGCCCTCTTCCTCAACGAGATACGGCACATGCTCTTCAAGCGGGTGATCCAGACCATTACCTACCTGCCGCACTTCCTCTCCTGGGTGATCGTGGCGAGTCTCGTCTTCCAGATGCTCGGTCCTTCGGGGCCCCTCAACGAGTTTCTCCTCTCCCTGGGGGTGGTGAAGGAGCCGGTCCCCTTCCTCACGAAGCCTCACTATTTCTGGTGGGTGGTGACCTTCGCCGATGTCTGGAAGGAGATAGGGTGGAACTCCATCATCTTCCTCGCGGCGATCGCCGGGATCGACCCTGAGCTCTACGAGGCGGCCACCATGGACGGGGCAGGGAGGTTCAGGAAGATGTGGCACATCACCCTCCCGGGGATCATGCCCACGGTGATCGTGATACTCATCATGAGTATCGGGAACCTCATCAACATCGGTTTCGAGAAGCAGTTCCTCCTGAGGACCCCCCTCACCAAGGAGTATGCGGACGTCCTCGACCTGTATGTGCTCGACTACGGGATAGGGAGCGGGAGGTACGCCCTGGGCACGGCCGCGGGGATCTTCAAGTCGGTGGTGAGCCTCATCCTCCTCTTCACGGTGAATCGCTTGAGCAAGAAGACCACAGGCATGCGGGTGCTGTAG
- a CDS encoding carbohydrate ABC transporter permease translates to MRSVGVKDYYRRAKLGDTLFNAFNYTAMILLGIATLYPFLNVLAISLNDSVDTVRGGITIFPRKFTLENYAYLFSYPSVVRGAVMSVLRTAVGTVTGLVSTAMVAYAISRKDFFARRFVTGIFVMTMYISAGLIPDYMLIRSLGLINNFLVYILPGLISAFNVIVLRSYIEGLPYELQESAKIDGANDFVIFSRVVMPLCLPVLATIALFIAVGHWNSWFDTYLYASSNKYLTTLQFELQKILTNVQSQAAASAQDIYSYALTEQARRVSPESIRMAMTIVATVPILCVYPFLQKYFTRGLVLGALKQ, encoded by the coding sequence ATGCGGTCAGTCGGGGTGAAGGACTACTACAGAAGGGCGAAGCTGGGTGATACGCTCTTCAATGCCTTCAACTATACGGCCATGATCCTCCTGGGGATCGCAACCCTCTATCCCTTCCTCAACGTCCTCGCCATATCCCTCAACGATTCGGTGGACACGGTGCGGGGAGGTATCACCATCTTTCCACGGAAGTTCACCCTGGAGAACTACGCCTACCTGTTCAGCTATCCGAGTGTGGTGAGGGGTGCAGTGATGTCCGTGCTGAGGACCGCAGTGGGGACGGTGACGGGCCTGGTCTCCACCGCGATGGTGGCCTATGCGATAAGCCGAAAGGACTTCTTCGCACGCAGGTTCGTCACCGGGATCTTCGTGATGACCATGTACATAAGCGCGGGGCTCATCCCGGACTACATGCTCATCCGATCGCTCGGGCTCATCAACAACTTCCTGGTGTACATCCTCCCCGGGCTCATCAGCGCCTTCAACGTGATCGTCCTGCGCTCGTACATCGAGGGACTGCCGTACGAGCTCCAGGAGTCGGCCAAGATCGATGGGGCCAACGACTTCGTGATCTTCTCCCGGGTGGTGATGCCCCTCTGCCTCCCCGTGCTCGCCACCATCGCCCTCTTCATCGCCGTGGGGCACTGGAACTCGTGGTTCGACACCTACCTCTACGCGAGCTCCAACAAGTACCTCACCACCCTCCAGTTCGAGCTCCAGAAGATCCTCACCAACGTCCAATCCCAGGCCGCAGCCTCGGCCCAGGATATCTACAGCTATGCCCTCACCGAGCAGGCCCGGAGGGTCTCCCCTGAGTCCATTCGCATGGCGATGACCATCGTGGCCACGGTGCCCATCCTCTGTGTGTACCCCTTCCTTCAGAAGTACTTCACCAGGGGACTGGTCCTTGGGGCCTTGAAACAGTAG